From one Mobula birostris isolate sMobBir1 chromosome 20, sMobBir1.hap1, whole genome shotgun sequence genomic stretch:
- the h2ax gene encoding histone H2AX yields the protein MTINTQTRQPSIAILQVIEVEQNMSGRGKSSGGKVRSKAKTRSSRAGLQFPVGRVHRLLRKGNYADRVGGGAPVYLAAVLEYLTAEILELAGNAARDNKKSRIIPRHLQLAIRNDEELNKLLGGVTIAQGGVLPNIQAVLLPKKSSSGPSTAGSSGGSKSSSKKSLQQSQDY from the coding sequence ATGACTATAAATACGCAGACCCGCCAACCGTCCATCGCCATTTTACAGGTTATTGAAGTAGAGCAGAACATGTCGGGAAGAGGCAAAAGCAGTGGCGGGAAAGTCCGGTCTAAAGCTAAAACACGATCATCCCGGGCTGGACTGCAGTTTCCAGTCGGTCGAGTGCACCGACTGCTACGCAAGGGGAACTATGCCGATCGAGTGGGGGGTGGCGCCCCCGTTTACCTGGCGGCTGTGCTCGAGTACCTGACTGCCGAAATCCTGGAGCTGGCGGGAAACGCGGCCCGCGACAACAAGAAGTCACGCATCATCCCCCGCCACCTGCAGCTCGCCATCCGCAATGATGAGGAGCTCAACAAGCTGCTGGGCGGTGTCACCATCGCCCAAGGCGGCGTGCTTCCTAATATACAGGCCGTCCTGCTGCCTAAGAAGTCGAGTTCGGGCCCTTCCACAGCCGGGAGTAGCGGCGGAAGCAAGTCCAGCAGCAAGAAGAGCTTGCAGCAGTCGCAGGATTATTAG